From the genome of Pukyongia salina, one region includes:
- a CDS encoding alpha/beta hydrolase, whose translation MALEKRVTYKASASYSTLNNYDHKTLNVWMVFHGMGHLSRYFARFFSTLDPETNYIIAPQAPSKYYLNTDSKHVGASWLTREDTLAETKNVLAYVDAVWEAENITNPSSLFILGYSQGVSIATRWIASRKIQCKQLVLHSGGIPKELKPEDFNYMDASTKVLFMHGDQDPYITPTRLSEEIKRGSSLFGSRMEVRSFEGGHEVNIDFLQNILQL comes from the coding sequence ATGGCCTTAGAAAAAAGGGTAACTTATAAGGCATCAGCCTCCTATTCCACGCTTAATAATTATGATCATAAAACCTTGAATGTGTGGATGGTATTTCATGGTATGGGCCATTTAAGTCGTTATTTTGCCAGGTTCTTCTCCACTCTTGATCCGGAAACCAATTACATTATCGCCCCACAGGCACCTTCTAAATACTACCTGAATACCGATTCCAAACATGTTGGAGCTTCATGGCTTACACGAGAGGATACTCTGGCCGAGACGAAAAATGTTCTGGCCTATGTGGATGCGGTCTGGGAAGCTGAAAATATCACCAATCCCTCTTCCCTTTTTATCCTTGGATATTCACAAGGTGTTTCGATAGCTACACGATGGATAGCGAGTAGGAAAATTCAATGTAAGCAACTGGTATTGCACTCGGGTGGAATTCCGAAGGAACTAAAACCGGAAGATTTCAATTATATGGACGCATCCACCAAAGTATTATTTATGCATGGTGACCAGGATCCTTATATCACTCCTACCCGTCTTTCCGAAGAAATAAAAAGAGGCTCAAGCTTGTTTGGGAGTAGAATGGAGGTACGATCCTTTGAAGGTGGGCACGAGGTAAACATAGATTTCCTACAAAATATCCTACAATTATAG
- a CDS encoding Two component regulator three Y domain protein → MKKSISTLLMLLLTVVLSAQVAPAERQALLEFYHSTNGKNWNQSWDITAPVADWQGVTVENNTVTGLSLLFNNISGTLPESIGELKNLRILELSFNRISGTLPASLGNLSKLEMLAFNGNALTGNVPESLGALNNLKQLHLSSNFLTGSLPGSLKNLKNLEVFNVFDNKLSGELPSEISKIKTLKEVIIAENDFTNTEHFSVILMSNSASLDFNDTGVVPAAKSVIAIETSDDH, encoded by the coding sequence ATGAAAAAGTCTATTTCTACCTTGCTTATGCTACTTCTCACAGTAGTTCTTAGCGCACAGGTTGCCCCAGCAGAAAGACAAGCTCTACTTGAGTTTTATCATTCAACTAACGGAAAAAACTGGAACCAATCATGGGATATTACCGCACCCGTAGCCGACTGGCAGGGTGTTACAGTGGAAAATAACACTGTTACCGGTCTTTCCTTATTATTCAACAATATTAGTGGTACTCTACCCGAATCGATAGGTGAACTTAAAAACCTAAGGATCTTAGAGTTATCCTTCAATCGGATCTCAGGCACTTTACCTGCCTCGCTAGGTAATTTAAGCAAACTTGAAATGCTGGCCTTTAACGGCAACGCCCTTACCGGCAATGTTCCCGAGTCGCTTGGAGCACTTAATAATCTTAAACAATTACATCTAAGTAGTAACTTCTTGACGGGATCGTTACCCGGATCGCTTAAAAATTTGAAAAATTTAGAGGTTTTCAACGTTTTTGATAATAAATTATCCGGGGAACTTCCGTCAGAGATCTCAAAAATCAAAACATTAAAGGAAGTGATCATAGCCGAAAATGATTTCACCAACACCGAACATTTCTCTGTGATCCTTATGTCGAACTCCGCAAGCCTCGATTTCAATGATACCGGGGTTGTACCGGCGGCTAAGTCGGTTATCGCCATCGAAACCAGCGACGATCATTAA
- a CDS encoding isochorismate synthase — protein MRADLLLGKLEQHYRQQLPFVIYALPGSMMVTGLFQHTKELYSTTTLSEKGFVMAPFYNSSSLPLIPVNRSEQIKADLRPLRLEGVHKEIAEDEDSRTRHIALVSKAIETLTTSELKKVVVSRKQDLPLRSFDIITFTSVLFSENTDAFRYLWFHPKTGMWCAATPELLLSVADKTFKTMSLAGTRSKVKHGDQQWTNKEIEEQELVTQAILRDLKPFTSDIEISETYTSSAATLEHLRTDISGVLDPSASIKQVVDTLHPTPAVCGTPAKKALEFIETFEGYDRAFYTGYVGPVNLDSSTSNLFVNLRCMRLSNKEASIYTGGGITVLSDPISEWKETCNKQQTMLKLLGEFL, from the coding sequence ATGAGAGCAGATCTTTTGCTTGGTAAATTGGAACAACATTATAGACAACAGTTACCCTTCGTTATCTATGCGTTACCCGGAAGTATGATGGTGACAGGTCTTTTTCAGCATACCAAGGAACTATATAGCACAACCACTTTATCGGAAAAAGGATTTGTAATGGCTCCATTTTACAATTCATCGTCCTTACCGCTTATCCCTGTAAATCGGAGTGAACAAATAAAAGCGGATCTGCGCCCTCTCCGACTAGAAGGAGTACATAAAGAGATCGCAGAAGATGAGGATTCGAGAACCAGACATATTGCATTGGTCTCTAAAGCTATTGAAACTCTTACTACTTCAGAATTGAAAAAAGTAGTGGTGAGCCGGAAGCAAGACCTGCCGTTACGAAGTTTCGATATTATTACGTTTACTAGTGTACTTTTTTCTGAAAATACGGATGCTTTCAGGTATCTGTGGTTTCATCCGAAAACAGGGATGTGGTGTGCAGCCACCCCGGAATTACTACTCTCGGTTGCAGACAAAACATTTAAGACGATGTCCCTGGCAGGAACTCGTTCAAAAGTAAAGCACGGGGATCAACAATGGACAAATAAAGAAATTGAAGAACAAGAACTGGTGACCCAAGCGATACTCCGTGATCTGAAGCCTTTTACTTCCGATATCGAAATTTCTGAGACCTATACCAGCTCTGCAGCGACGTTAGAACATCTTCGAACCGATATTAGCGGGGTTTTAGATCCCAGTGCCAGTATTAAGCAGGTGGTCGATACACTACACCCCACTCCGGCGGTTTGTGGTACTCCCGCTAAAAAGGCCCTGGAATTTATCGAAACGTTCGAAGGTTATGATCGTGCATTTTACACAGGTTATGTAGGGCCTGTAAATCTGGATTCTTCTACTAGTAATCTGTTTGTAAACCTTCGATGTATGCGCCTGTCCAATAAGGAAGCATCTATTTATACCGGTGGGGGGATCACAGTACTTTCCGATCCTATTTCAGAATGGAAAGAGACTTGTAACAAACAGCAAACCATGTTAAAACTACTAGGGGAGTTTCTTTAA
- a CDS encoding T9SS type A sorting domain-containing protein has product MKYLTTLVTLFLSSSFLLAQITFSPNIIDNAEPTANAANTVTTGDFDGDGDIDVIGGAYQADHFSIYRNDGNGNFTRSTIDNGATADGARFATSFDLDEDGDLDILATSSNADAYLWYENDGSGLFTPHVIDNSSYANEAYSIGAADFDDDGDMDIVGGANAGDALVVYANDGNENFLILNVLSVGDNRTNGVRVAKVADVNEDTYPDIVVAAFAGDTFSWYENDGNGVFTPHTIDDSVNANGATAVDVADLDGDGDMDIAAGSNNADQFLWYENDGSENFTTHIIDNTSSFSIGPRGLSLVDLEQDGDMDIITAAITGDAFAWYENDGSGVFTGAVISSDPTYSNGAFAITSADIDGDLVADIVTAANISDAFSWFKTEGVILAIGANALESIKVYPNPVHDTLNVNLPADLSEVEISIFDNFGKMLWQDHSDNQGTLRVDLSQFASGIYYMKVSSSEGNITKKIIKE; this is encoded by the coding sequence ATGAAATATCTAACCACCTTAGTTACCCTTTTTCTTTCCTCATCTTTCCTACTCGCCCAAATAACATTCAGTCCAAATATTATAGACAATGCCGAGCCTACTGCTAACGCCGCAAACACAGTTACTACAGGCGATTTCGACGGCGATGGCGATATAGATGTGATAGGCGGAGCTTATCAGGCCGATCATTTCTCTATATATAGAAATGACGGCAATGGAAATTTCACCAGAAGCACCATCGATAACGGAGCCACAGCCGATGGAGCGCGTTTTGCTACCAGCTTCGATCTCGACGAGGACGGTGATCTGGATATTCTGGCTACCTCCTCCAATGCCGATGCATACCTTTGGTATGAAAACGATGGCAGCGGTCTTTTTACACCTCACGTTATAGATAATTCGTCTTATGCCAACGAAGCATATAGCATAGGAGCAGCAGATTTCGACGATGACGGCGATATGGATATAGTTGGGGGAGCCAATGCAGGCGACGCCCTAGTTGTCTATGCTAACGATGGAAACGAAAATTTCTTAATTCTTAATGTCTTAAGTGTAGGTGATAACCGTACGAACGGGGTGAGAGTGGCAAAAGTAGCCGATGTAAATGAGGATACCTACCCGGACATAGTGGTGGCGGCTTTTGCCGGCGATACCTTTTCCTGGTATGAAAATGACGGAAACGGAGTGTTCACGCCACATACCATAGATGATTCGGTGAATGCTAATGGTGCTACCGCAGTAGACGTGGCCGATCTGGATGGTGATGGCGATATGGATATAGCGGCCGGTAGTAATAATGCAGATCAGTTCTTATGGTACGAAAATGACGGTAGTGAGAATTTTACAACTCATATTATCGATAATACGAGTAGCTTTTCTATTGGTCCGCGTGGATTATCATTGGTAGACCTGGAACAGGACGGAGATATGGATATTATCACAGCAGCCATCACCGGCGATGCTTTTGCCTGGTATGAAAATGATGGCAGTGGTGTTTTTACCGGAGCAGTGATAAGTAGTGACCCTACTTATAGTAATGGGGCCTTTGCCATAACTTCGGCAGATATTGATGGAGACCTGGTAGCAGATATCGTTACGGCCGCCAACATTAGTGATGCCTTTTCGTGGTTTAAGACAGAAGGGGTTATATTGGCAATTGGGGCCAACGCTCTTGAAAGCATTAAGGTCTACCCAAATCCGGTCCATGATACATTAAATGTAAATCTACCAGCAGATCTTTCGGAAGTTGAGATTTCAATTTTTGATAACTTCGGAAAAATGTTATGGCAGGACCACAGCGATAACCAGGGAACGCTACGTGTGGATTTGTCGCAGTTCGCCTCGGGGATCTATTATATGAAAGTGTCCTCTTCCGAAGGAAATATTACCAAAAAGATCATTAAAGAATAG
- a CDS encoding PaaI family thioesterase, whose translation MNNSKEEILAACAAMCKNTLIETLGIEFIDVTDETVVARMPVNSTVHQPDGVLHGGASVALAESVGSMASVLFMKGQEVSIRGIEISANHVKSVSEGYVYAKAKILHKGRTIQLWSIPIVNEKDELISMVKLTTITLKK comes from the coding sequence ATGAACAACTCAAAAGAAGAAATACTTGCGGCATGCGCGGCCATGTGTAAAAACACCTTAATAGAAACCCTGGGTATCGAATTCATCGATGTTACCGATGAGACGGTGGTAGCACGTATGCCGGTAAATTCAACTGTTCATCAGCCCGACGGGGTCTTACACGGTGGTGCTTCAGTCGCCCTGGCTGAAAGCGTGGGCAGCATGGCATCTGTTTTGTTTATGAAAGGGCAAGAAGTAAGCATACGCGGTATTGAGATATCGGCCAATCACGTAAAAAGTGTAAGCGAAGGTTATGTATATGCAAAGGCGAAAATCCTGCATAAGGGGAGAACTATTCAATTATGGTCAATTCCGATAGTAAACGAAAAGGATGAATTGATCTCTATGGTGAAACTTACAACCATCACCCTGAAAAAGTAA
- the menD gene encoding 2-succinyl-5-enolpyruvyl-6-hydroxy-3-cyclohexene-1-carboxylic-acid synthase has translation MKFSSKRLSQTITQLCLIKEIDHIVISPGSRNAPLTIGFTEHPSFTCFSIVDERCAAFFALGVAQQINRPVALICTSGSALLNYYPAVAEAFYSDIPLVVISADRPEKLVEIGDGQTIRQENVYSNHILYSANCKDGDEFQLKNETEINIALNTAIELQGPVHINAPFEEPLYHKTDDLLVRPQHVPARTMEASEPDFKELAQIWNSSSQKLILTGTLPPLSIDDQVTAQLASRDDLLVFTEATSNWHHPNFIPAIDQLITALNPEEFEALQPELLITFGGMVISKRIKAYLRKYKPKHHWHINKKKAFDTYFSLSEHLRMDPNTFFRKFLPLLQPAHSNYQSSWLQIRKYRLEKHTEYLGTVTYSDIRAYSLVFNSLPKGCQLQLANSATVRYAQLFELKNQPEVFCNRGTSGIDGSTSTAIGAAVASGKQTVYVSGDLSFFYDSNALWNQYIPKDLRIIVINNSGGGIFRILPGAKSAAHFKTYFETSHNLNAANLCEMYDIEYAAVSDELSLKNELSSFYSESHRPRLLEIFTPQEVNDKVLLDYFEFIR, from the coding sequence ATGAAATTCTCCAGTAAGCGCCTCTCGCAAACCATCACTCAGTTGTGCCTCATAAAGGAGATCGATCATATTGTGATATCTCCTGGATCCAGAAACGCTCCTTTAACGATTGGATTTACGGAACATCCTTCCTTTACATGCTTTAGTATAGTAGACGAGCGCTGTGCGGCATTCTTTGCGCTGGGAGTTGCCCAACAAATTAATAGACCGGTAGCGCTTATCTGTACTTCCGGATCTGCTTTATTAAATTACTACCCTGCTGTGGCAGAAGCCTTTTATAGTGATATTCCTTTGGTAGTGATTAGCGCAGACAGGCCGGAAAAGCTGGTTGAAATAGGGGATGGGCAAACTATTCGGCAGGAGAATGTGTATTCCAACCACATCCTTTATAGTGCAAATTGCAAGGACGGCGATGAATTCCAACTAAAAAATGAGACCGAGATCAACATAGCTCTTAATACGGCGATCGAATTACAGGGTCCGGTACATATTAATGCGCCCTTTGAAGAGCCGTTATACCATAAAACCGATGATCTGCTGGTTAGGCCTCAGCATGTTCCGGCCCGCACTATGGAGGCTTCCGAGCCTGATTTTAAGGAGTTAGCGCAAATTTGGAATTCGTCTTCCCAAAAGTTAATACTAACAGGAACTTTACCGCCTTTGTCTATAGATGATCAGGTCACTGCTCAATTGGCGTCAAGAGATGATCTGCTCGTATTTACCGAAGCTACATCCAATTGGCACCACCCTAATTTTATCCCTGCTATCGATCAGTTGATAACGGCGCTTAACCCGGAAGAGTTCGAAGCCTTACAGCCCGAATTGCTCATCACTTTTGGAGGCATGGTGATCTCTAAGCGAATTAAGGCGTATCTAAGAAAATATAAGCCAAAACATCATTGGCATATCAATAAGAAGAAAGCATTCGACACGTATTTTTCGTTAAGCGAGCACCTTAGGATGGATCCTAATACCTTTTTCAGAAAATTTCTACCCTTACTACAGCCTGCCCACTCCAATTACCAAAGTTCCTGGTTGCAGATAAGAAAGTATCGCCTCGAGAAACACACCGAATATCTGGGTACGGTAACATATTCGGATATCAGGGCATATAGCCTGGTTTTTAATTCGCTCCCGAAAGGTTGCCAGTTACAACTGGCCAATAGCGCGACGGTTCGGTACGCTCAATTATTCGAACTTAAAAATCAACCAGAAGTTTTTTGCAATCGCGGAACGAGTGGTATTGACGGAAGTACGAGTACGGCCATAGGAGCTGCGGTAGCCTCGGGCAAACAAACCGTTTATGTAAGTGGTGACCTCAGTTTTTTCTATGACAGTAATGCGCTATGGAACCAATACATACCCAAAGATCTCAGAATAATTGTTATCAATAATTCGGGTGGCGGGATATTTAGGATTTTACCGGGCGCCAAGAGTGCAGCTCATTTTAAAACTTACTTTGAGACCTCGCATAATCTAAACGCAGCTAATTTATGCGAAATGTATGATATCGAATATGCGGCCGTTTCGGATGAATTAAGCCTGAAGAATGAGTTATCTTCTTTTTATTCTGAATCGCATCGCCCCAGGCTATTGGAGATATTCACACCTCAGGAAGTGAATGATAAGGTGTTGCTAGATTATTTCGAATTTATACGATAA